The following proteins come from a genomic window of Solea solea chromosome 3, fSolSol10.1, whole genome shotgun sequence:
- the si:dkey-85k7.12 gene encoding up-regulator of cell proliferation: MEESDDEFYECMADWSEGQGHERVLLNDCGAPSAASQDEEPSTSSSVTQATTEMISDPQDEEPSTSVEPAASPEQETSVTQLESLLKDLGLEDHYTEKISLGKVLQIDKRTISDEPPKCQSDLPWYFLKKLMMVNVTARNVNTECESAKNPASDNTELNFDNLLDITNTHNMVNPLDIITALFLCSDVFLQQELTLKMSMCQFSVPLLLPNCDTNVCTLMLWAMRDIVKKYRPQSVLESKGFVEARIVRSELPMISFVRLGECSLSKSKILNMILSNSQQYHDTFVHNDMQCGDRPRRISNGLTEMTWYLPCGNENIDIFSEPVAVANLRGDIASFETQFYFLCQTSAAVFVFFDKLDHKCELLSNKNHKAQIFLVGNHQSKNFSIHALKKVATQLDLTNKNIIIKTKQINDADFIQSLRKAVNNVIENTKMRMPIEQMADISKELGILVDEDCRECQTAKRNADEITAQIQDTFKYKESQLPLQGKIWKELTKLEKEQFRLQNLGSENIETYKGGLQRKQEQLRKQQSSHDISDAMTCFISAITCPGIERCYFLKWLRMNLDNQSREKLSDLRKQYKDKCKDSKNKDAIKVIDRELSNSSLGSEHFFREMGQIYEASVFLPVTDESRKQLQDLPKICAGLLLDGFPLELVDGDASNIPLTWVKDVLAQLNLLVSPYNKILVVTVLGVQSTGKSTLLNTMFGVQFAVSSGRCTRGAFMLLIRVDEDVKEVLNCDFLVIIDTEGLKSPELAQLDDSHEHDNELATLVVGLSDITIINIAMENSTQMKDILQIVVHAFLRMKEVGKKPKSQFVHQNVSDVSADENNLRERNMLLEQLNEMTRAAAKMEKKEENKCFTDVMDYSSETGNRYIPGLWNGNPPMAPVNAGYSEAVYQLKKNIIQLLGNHETSPNDISKFESWMSSLWEAVKHENFIFSFRNSLVAEAYMRLCTEFNKWEWEVKESMYQWGTYAETTISNFGTLATKSGITDLNQLVLTLKNEASTKLSKLENELLEKIKKYFKQRDNHVNLVERYKQEFVNSAKNLRKDMESSVYSQLTVVKQLKEGMTELDKIRRNHTEEIEMAVCVLIDKCRKSRKKKVQMSDTELDKEFEKMWDQTLNKLTFSEQRPTDVFTSVSHYLRLNLFLKGSHACELLSQKRLEDCGKTPFKYKVTRFMEALKHVASNILPVQDPLTVGQNLADDIIVECTEYVNAKVQKLNNYSDVYIQEILHMIDKRLENNQNIKADKEFEVSLKQHICGVAATDFQKMHNNFLQENDPYRCLNKHKEKFCKDFKDVFNKRDQSEKKAEEFTNQCLKPAVENFVYSKLGPDIIREMKAQPQFIARIYTQYEILLDLLSKDSHTDYLRYICSYEGYVKDWILNQTVKHFTKGSKAFEFEDRHLETSIGSVHDAISKAKKKTSDDLKTFIKNFCQELGDTLVIPQDALGAFMILNKANQEQFAHWFTRFVKDMEQNLRQKFKSTDFSMKLECLDIKPQLELFSQIIGCGKQCPFCAVACVQGGGSHTEHMAKLHRPQGLSGYRRVKSGKLVTDICTSSVNSDKHFHCTETKRHPYKKYTDFFPDWKIPPDGSFEASNYWKYVMARFNDKFAEAHGAEPADIPSTWKWITRAQAEESLKQSLKN, encoded by the exons ATGGAG gAAAGCGATGATGAATTTTACGAGTGCATGGCTGACTGGAGCGAAGGTCAAGGTCATGAAA GGGTGCTTCTGAATGATTGTGGAGCACCTTCTGCAGCTAGCCAGGATGAAGAGCCATCTACGTCCTCCTCAGTCACACAGGCCACCACAGAAATGATTTCGGACCCTCAGGATGAGGAGCCATCCACCTCTGTGGAgcctgctgcttctccagagCAGGAaacttcag TGACACAACTGGAGAGCTTGTTAAAGGATCTGGGGTTGGAGGACCACTACACAGAGAAGATTTCACTGGGCAAAGTACTTCAGATTGATAAGAGGACCATTAGTGACGAACCTCCCAAATGCCAGTCAGATCTTCCATGGTACTTTCTGAAGAAATTAATGATGGTTAATGTCACAGCAAGAAATGTGAACACAGAATGTGAATCAGCCAAAAACCCAGCATCAGACAATACTGAATTGAATTTTGATAATCTGCTGgacattacaaacacacataacatGGTTAACCCGCTTGACATCATCACTGCTCTCTTCTTgtgttctgatgtttttttgcaACAGGAACTGACACTCAAAATGTCCATGTGCCAGTTTTCTgtgccactgctgcttccaaattgtgacacaaatgtgtgcACACTCATGCTGTGGGCCATGAGAGACATTGTTAAAAAGTACAGACCTCAGTCAGTCTTAGAATCCAAAGGCTTTGTTGAAGCCAGAATTGTTCGCTCTGAACTTCCAATGATATCTTTTGTGAGACTGGGGGAATGCTCCCTGTCCAAGTCAAAGATCCTCAACATGATATTGAGTAATTCTCAACAATACCATGATACCTTTGTACACAATGACATGCAATGTGGTGACAGACCAAGAAGAATATCTAATGGACTGACTGAAATGACTTGGTACCTACCATGTGGAAACGAAAACATAGACATTTTCAGTGAACCAGTAGCTGTGGCTAATCTTCGTGGGGACATTGCCTCATTTGAaactcagttttattttttgtgtcagACATCGGCAgcagtttttgtcttttttgacaAGTTGGACCACAAGTGCGAACTGCTGTCCAACAAAAACCACAAGGCACAGATCTTTTTGGTAGGCAACCATCAAAGCAAAAACTTTAGTATTCATGCTCTAAAAAAGGTGGCAACACAACTGGACTTAACCAACAAGAACATCATTATTAAGACAAAACAGATAAATGATGCAGATTTTATTCAAAGTCTGCGCAAAGCAGTCAACAATGTGATTGAGAACACAAAGATGAGGATGCCAATTGAGCAGATGGCTGACATTTCCAAAGAACTAGGAATCTTGGTTGATGAAGACTGCAGAGAGTGCCAGACTGCCAAGAGAAATGCAGATGAAATTACTGCACAAATTCAAGACACCTTTAAGTACAAAGAAAGTCAGCTTCCACTGCAAGGCAAAATATGGAAGGAATTGACAAAATTAGAGAAAGAACAATTTAGACTTCAAAACCTTGGATCTGAAAACATAGAAACCTACAAAGGTGGCCTTCAGAGAAAGCAGGAACAACTCAGGAAACAACAGAGCTCGCATGACATATCAGATGCCATGACGTGTTTCATCAGTGCAATAACATGCCCAGGAATAGAGAGATGTTATTTCCTAAAGTGGCTGCGAATGAACCTTGATAACCAGTCTCGCGAAAAACTGTCTGACCTCAGAAAGCAGTACAAAGACAAATGCAAAGATTCTAAGAACAAAGATGCAATCAAAGTCATTGATAGAGAACTTTCCAACAGTTCACTGGGAAGTGAACACTTTTTCCGTGAAATGGGTCAGATCTATGAAGCTTCAGTTTTCCTTCCAGTAACTGATGAGTCACGAAAACAATTACAGGATCTGCCTAAAATCTGTGCTGGATTACTGCTTGATGGATTTCCACTTGAGCTTGTAGATGGAGATGCATCCAACATACCTCTCACATGGGTGAAGGATGTTCTCGCTCAGCTCAACCTATTGGTGTCTCCATATAACAAAATTCTGGTAGTCACAGTCCTTGGGGTTCAGAGCACAGGGAAGTCCACTCTTCTGAACACCATGTTTGGAGTGCAGTTTGCAGTCAGCAGCGGTCGATGCACTCGAGGTGCTTTCATGTTACTCATCAGAGTCGATGAAGATGTCAAAGAAGTCCTCAACTGTGACTTTCTGGTGATTATTGACACTGAGGGCTTAAAGTCACCAGAGCTGGCACAACTGGATGACAGCCATGAGCATGACAATGAGCTTGCAACACTTGTTGTGGGGCTGAGTGACATCACCATTATCAATATTGCAATGGAAAATTCAACCCAAATGAAGGATATCCTGCAAATAGTTGTGCATGCTTTTCTCAGGATGAAAGAGGTGGGCAAAAAGCCTAAAAGTCAGTTTGTTCACCAGAATGTGTCAGATGTTTCAGCTGACGAGAACAACTTGAGAGAGAGGAATATGCTCTTAGAGCAGTTAAACGAAATGACacgagcagcagctaaaatggaaaagaaagaggagaacaAGTGCTTCACTGATGTGATGGACTACAGTTCAGAAACTGGGAACAGGTACATTCCTGGGCTGTGGAATGGAAACCCACCAATGGCACCAGTCAATGCAGGGTACAGTGAAGCTGTGTATCAGCTCAAGAAAAACATCATCCAACTACTGGGAAATCATGAGACCTCTCCTAATGACATCTCAAAGTTTGAAAGCTGGATGTCAAGCCTGTGGGAGGCAGTAAAGCATGAAAACTTCATCTTCAGCTTCAGAAACAGTCTAGTTGCTGAGGCATACATGAGGTTATGCACAGAATTCAACAAATGGGAATGGGAAGTCAAAGAATCCATGTACCAGTGGGGAACATATGCTGAAACAACAATTTCCAATTTTGGTACACTAGCTACAAAATCTGGAATAACTGACTTGAATCAACTTGTTTTGACTTTAAAGAATGAAGCTTCTACAAAGCTGTCCAAGTTGGAAAATGAGCTTcttgaaaaaataaagaagtatTTCAAGCAAAGAGACAACCACGTCAATCTAGTGGAGAGGTACAAGCAGGAATTTGTCAATAGTGCAAAGAACCTTCGAAAAGATATGGAGAGCTCTGTGTACAGTCAGCTCACAGTAGTGAAACAACTTAAGGAGGGAATGACAGAACTTGACAAAATCAGGCGCAATCACACAGAAGAAATTGAAATGGCAGTGTGTGTATTGATTGATAAATGTCGAAAgtccagaaagaaaaaagtccagatgTCAGACACAGAGCTGGACAAAGAATTTGAAAAGATGTGGGATCAAACATTGAATAAACTAACTTTCTCTGAACAAAGACCAACAGATGTCTTCACCAGTGTCTCTCACTACCTGAGACTAAATCTGTTTCTTAAGGGGAGTCATGCATGTGAATTGTTAAGCCAGAAAAGACTGGAAGATTGTGGCAAAACTCCTTTCAAATACAAGGTCACAAGATTCATGGAGGCCTTGAAACATGTAGCAAGCAATATTCTTCCTGTACAAGATCCTTTAACTGTGGGACAAAACCTGGCCGACGACATCATAGTTGAATGCACCGAGTATGTGAATGCCAAAGTTCAAAAGCTCAACAATTACTCTGATGTCTACATCCAGGAGATCCTTCACATGATTGATAAGCGGCTGGAAAACAATCAGAACATTAAGGCAGACAAAGAGTTTGAAGTTTCTCTCAAACAACACATCTGTGGAGTTGCAGCCACAGACTTTCAGAAAATGCACAACAATTTCTTACAAGAGAATGACCCCTACAGATGtttgaacaaacacaaagaaaagtttTGTAAAGATTTTAAAGATGTGTTCAATAAACGAGaccaatctgaaaaaaaagctgAGGAATTCACCAACCAGTGCTTGAAGCCTGCAGTTGAAAACTTTGTCTACAGTAAACTGGGTCCTGATATCATTCGCGAAATGAAGGCTCAACCACAGTTCATTGCAAGAATATACACCCAGTATGAAATTTTACTGGATTTGCTTTCAAAGGATAGCCATACAGATTACTTGAGGTACATCTGCTCATATGAGGGCTATGTGAAGGATTGGATACtcaaccaaacagtgaaacactTCACAAAAGGTTCAAAGGCATTTGAGTTTGAGGATCGGCATCTTGAGACGAGCATCGGCAGCGTACATGACGCAATCAGCAAggccaaaaagaaaacaagtgatGACTTGAAAACATTCATCAAAAACTTCTGTCAGGAACTTGGTGATACACTGGTCATTCCCCAGGATGCACTTGGTGCTTTCATGATCCTGAACAAAGCAAACCAAGAACAATTTGCTCACTGGTTCACACGATTTGTGAAGGACATGGAACAAAATCTGAGACAAAAGTTTAAAAGCACAGACTTCAGCATGAAACTGGAATGTCTTGATATCAAGCCTCAGCTGGAGCTTTTCAGTCAAATCATTGGATGTGGTAAACAGTGTCCATTTTGTGCAGTGGCTTGTGTGCAAGGAGGAGGTTCCCATACTGAGCACATGGCTAAACTACATAGGCCACAGGGTCTGAGCGGATACAGACGGGTGAAATCAGGAAAACTTGTGACCGACATATGCACATCATCAGTGAACAgtgacaaacattttcattgtaCTGAAACAAAAAGACATCCTTACAAGAAATACACAGATTTCTTTCCAGACTGGAAAATTCCTCCTGATGGATCCTTTGAGGCATCCAACTACTGGAAATATGTAATGGCTAGGTTCAATGACAAGTTTGCAGAAGCACATGGTGCAGAGCCTGCTGATATTCCTTCCACCTGGAAATGGATCACACGAGCACAGGCAGAAGAGAGTCTGAAACAGTCACTAAAGAATTAA
- the pop7 gene encoding ribonuclease P protein subunit p20 codes for MCSFFIYIHQETHTKGKTEPRNTVMSSIPLAAPLHADSASPAVEMDPVEYTLRKRLPRKLPKRRNDVYVNMKTDFRAQLARCQKLLEGGGHREICVHGLGLAINRAINIALQLQASSQGALQLAANTSTVELVDDLEPEDPDEAGEPMTRTRNNSAIHIKVFYPDPQ; via the exons ATGTGCAG CTTCTTCATTTATATACACCAAGAGACACACACCAAAGGCAAGACAGAGCCACGCAATACTGTGATGTCTTCAATCCCTCTGGCAGCTCCACTGCATGCTGACTCTGCTTCCCCAGCTGTAGAGATGGACCCGGTGGAGTACACTCTCAGGAAGCGCCTCCCCCGGAAACTCCCAAAGAGACGCAACGACGTCTATGTCAACATGAAGACTGATTTCCGGGCTCAGCTGGCACGCTGTCAGAAGCTTCTGGAAGGCGGTGGTCACAGGGAGATCTGTGTTCACGGCCTGGGCCTTGCCATCAACAGAGCTATCAACATCGCCCTTCAGTTACAGGCCAGCAGCCAGGGGGCACTACAGCTGGCAGCAAACACCTCTACTGTGGAGCTGGTGGACGACCTGGAGCCTGAAGATCCTGATGAGGCGGGGGAGCCCATGACACGAACACGCAACAACTCAGCCATTCATATTAAGGTGTTCTACCCTGACCCCCAGTAA
- the epoa gene encoding erythropoietin: MLQKSGRGLLALLLVVLEWTRPGLPSPLRPICDLRVLNHFIKEARDAEVAMKSCREGCSLSDSVTVPQTRVDLDVWEKKNALQKAQEVQSGLWLLQQALGLLRTSVTNTALHSHIDDSIRNLLTINAVLRSLNIQEYNPPPSAVGLEGTWRTSSATDLFQVYVNFLRGKVHLLLSGAQACQPDVS, from the exons GACTGCTTGCCTTGCTGTTGGTAGTGTTGGAGTGGACCCGGCCAGGCCTCCCGTCCCCGCTGAGGCCGATCTGTGACCTGAGGGTCCTGAACCACTTCATCAAGGAAGCCCGAGACGCAGAAGTCGCTATG AAGTCATGTAGAGAAGGATGCAGCCTGTCAGACTCGGTCACTGTTCCCCAAACCAGAGTTGACTTGGATGTGTGGGAGAAGAAAAAT GCACTGCAGAAAGCCCAGGAGGTGCAGTCTGGTTTATGGCTTCTACAACAGGCCCTCGGCTTGCTACGCACCTCCGTCACCAACACAGCACTGCACAGCCACATAGATGACTCCATTAGAAACCTGCTCACCATCAACGCTGTGCTGCGTAGTCTCAACATTCAG GAATATAACCCACCCCCAAGTGCAGTTGGGCTTGAGGGAACATGGAGGACATCATCAGCAACAGATCTGTTTCAAGTCTACGTCAATTTCTTGCGAGGCAAAGTGCACCTCCTCCTTTCGGGTGCACAGGCTTGTCAGCCAGATGTCAGCTGA